In Streptomyces sp. 1331.2, one genomic interval encodes:
- a CDS encoding DEAD/DEAH box helicase — translation MESTSTTAAQDGPTRPDAGPPVLAQPGRILNPLPLHGFQKDAVAAAVRAVKDGGRATVVAATGSGKTLIAAGCARRLAARGRVLVLVPTIELLEQTAEAWALKGGRKGLAVAACSREEALESAEAGGRVRAEVSTQAVRIADLVRAAGPGEPVTVYATYASLERIVQAHLLYGLPAWDLVVVDEAHRTAGAQGKAWAAVHADDQVPAVRRLYFTATPRIADDRRAQEGLADLADLTGGALPELCSMDDDRIFGPTVSTWTLGQGIEHGYLADYRVLVPVVTDEDLRDLLNLPAVADLRTQRSNEELLRLALQIAVLRAVADLRLRRVITFHSRVAAAREFAATLPAAADLLDEQDRPERIWAKAVAGTDRLRERRAAFAEFRAHTGDRPGEEGEECGILANSRLLSEGIDIAAVDAVCFADPKSSVIDIVQAVGRALRQSYRQGKVSWIIIPVHLPAPAVGDDGAGDETAAADPAEVRDAGEAVKAEADGEIEASSFRTIWRVLRALAAHDARVVGRITELRAHRAQPQPTAPAPAADAEQQPAPPQESPADWLRIDARRHTAQILQTVKLRAFNPRASEWQRMHAVAAVFHIEHGHLDPTDKATHPGLISWLARQRHLHGQGLLDPARVGELDALGMIWSKNANAWERGHAYATAFHRTHGHLAIPATAKLDDYAVGAWMRRQRRAEHLTAEQTAKLDALDELWRLEPDWNRSYRRLLAYLEAGGTLTGPVNRTGLGEDPAFRPGAWLRKQAAARTAGKLTERQAALLDALHAVPVPDATHGPQASVRRAGQNVPERAMLSSVRVSVRRSADLV, via the coding sequence GTGGAGAGCACGAGCACCACCGCCGCGCAGGACGGGCCGACCCGCCCCGACGCGGGGCCGCCGGTCCTGGCGCAGCCGGGCCGCATCCTCAACCCGCTGCCGCTGCACGGGTTCCAGAAGGACGCGGTGGCAGCCGCGGTGCGCGCGGTGAAGGACGGCGGGCGGGCGACGGTGGTGGCGGCGACCGGCTCCGGCAAGACGCTGATCGCGGCGGGCTGCGCCCGGCGGCTGGCCGCCCGGGGGCGGGTGCTGGTGCTGGTGCCGACGATCGAGCTGCTGGAGCAGACGGCCGAGGCATGGGCGCTGAAGGGCGGGCGCAAGGGGCTGGCGGTGGCGGCGTGTTCGCGTGAGGAGGCACTGGAGAGCGCCGAGGCGGGCGGCCGGGTACGGGCCGAGGTGTCCACGCAGGCCGTACGGATCGCCGACCTGGTGCGGGCGGCCGGGCCCGGCGAGCCGGTCACCGTGTACGCGACGTACGCCTCGCTGGAGCGGATCGTCCAGGCCCACCTGCTGTACGGCCTCCCGGCGTGGGACCTGGTCGTGGTCGACGAGGCGCACCGTACGGCCGGGGCGCAGGGCAAGGCGTGGGCCGCCGTGCACGCCGACGACCAGGTCCCGGCCGTACGGCGGCTCTACTTCACGGCGACCCCGCGGATCGCGGACGACCGGCGGGCGCAGGAAGGCCTGGCCGACCTGGCCGACCTCACCGGGGGCGCCCTGCCCGAGCTGTGCTCGATGGACGACGATCGGATCTTCGGCCCCACCGTCTCCACCTGGACCCTCGGCCAGGGCATCGAGCACGGCTACCTCGCCGACTACCGCGTCCTGGTCCCGGTGGTGACGGACGAGGACCTGCGCGACCTGCTCAACCTCCCCGCCGTCGCCGACCTGCGCACCCAGCGAAGCAACGAGGAACTGCTGCGCCTGGCCCTGCAGATCGCCGTGCTGCGCGCGGTCGCCGACCTCCGGCTGCGCCGGGTCATCACCTTCCACTCCCGGGTCGCCGCCGCCCGCGAGTTCGCCGCCACCCTGCCGGCGGCGGCCGACCTGCTGGACGAGCAGGACCGCCCGGAGCGGATCTGGGCGAAGGCGGTGGCCGGCACCGATCGGCTGCGCGAACGCCGGGCCGCCTTCGCCGAGTTCAGGGCCCACACCGGCGATCGCCCCGGCGAGGAGGGCGAGGAGTGCGGCATCCTGGCCAACTCCCGGCTGCTGTCCGAGGGCATCGACATCGCGGCCGTGGACGCGGTCTGCTTCGCCGACCCCAAGTCGAGCGTCATCGACATCGTGCAGGCGGTGGGGCGGGCGCTGCGCCAGTCCTACCGGCAGGGCAAGGTCAGCTGGATCATCATCCCGGTCCACCTGCCCGCCCCCGCGGTCGGTGACGACGGCGCCGGCGACGAGACGGCGGCCGCCGACCCGGCCGAGGTCCGCGACGCCGGGGAGGCGGTCAAGGCGGAGGCGGACGGCGAGATCGAGGCCTCCTCCTTCCGCACCATCTGGCGGGTCCTGCGGGCGCTGGCCGCGCACGACGCCCGGGTGGTCGGCCGGATCACCGAACTGCGCGCCCACCGCGCCCAGCCCCAGCCCACCGCTCCGGCACCGGCCGCCGACGCCGAACAGCAGCCCGCGCCCCCGCAGGAGTCACCGGCCGACTGGCTGCGGATCGACGCCCGCCGGCACACCGCGCAGATCCTGCAGACCGTCAAACTGCGCGCCTTCAACCCGCGGGCGAGCGAGTGGCAGCGCATGCACGCCGTCGCCGCGGTCTTCCACATCGAGCACGGCCACCTCGACCCCACCGACAAGGCGACGCACCCGGGCCTGATCTCCTGGCTCGCCCGCCAGCGCCACCTGCACGGCCAGGGCCTGCTCGACCCCGCCCGGGTCGGCGAACTGGACGCGCTCGGCATGATCTGGTCGAAGAACGCCAACGCCTGGGAACGCGGCCACGCCTACGCCACCGCCTTCCACCGCACCCACGGCCACCTGGCGATCCCCGCCACGGCGAAGCTGGACGACTACGCGGTGGGCGCCTGGATGCGCCGCCAGCGCCGGGCCGAACACCTCACCGCCGAGCAGACCGCCAAGCTGGACGCGCTCGACGAACTGTGGCGCCTGGAACCGGACTGGAACCGCTCCTACCGCCGCCTGCTCGCCTACCTGGAGGCCGGCGGCACCCTCACCGGCCCCGTCAACCGCACCGGCCTCGGCGAGGACCCGGCCTTCCGCCCCGGCGCCTGGCTGCGCAAACAGGCCGCCGCCCGCACCGCAGGAAAGCTGACGGAGCGTCAGGCCGCCCTCCTGGACGCCCTGCACGCCGTGCCCGTCCCGGATGCGACGCACGGCCCGCAGGCCTCCGTTCGGCGGGCCGGTCAGAACGTTCCGGAGCGCGCCATGCTCTCCAGCGTCCGCGTCAGCGTGCGCCGGAGTGCGGACCTGGTGTGA
- a CDS encoding substrate-binding domain-containing protein, with the protein MHREISGLSSMATRAVLAELSEHIRRVHGIPVRFESAGGVDIARRVRAGAEADVLVLADDAMAALATEGHLLDGTLRPLWISQVVAAVPEGAPAPALASEADLREVLLTAKRVAHSTGPSGKAVVDLIDRLGLAEAVRGRLVQAPPGTPVGSMLASGDADLAFQQHSELMDLPGVTVLGPLPGSTAISSTFTGAVPATSSAPDRATAVLDLLGSDTATKAAHAKGMRAAGDHN; encoded by the coding sequence GTGCACCGAGAGATTTCCGGACTGTCCTCGATGGCGACCCGGGCGGTCCTGGCCGAACTTTCCGAACACATCCGACGGGTCCACGGGATCCCGGTCCGCTTCGAGTCGGCCGGCGGGGTCGACATCGCACGGCGGGTCCGCGCCGGCGCCGAGGCCGACGTCCTCGTGCTCGCCGACGACGCCATGGCCGCCCTCGCCACCGAGGGCCACCTCCTCGACGGCACGCTGCGACCGTTGTGGATCTCCCAGGTCGTCGCCGCCGTACCCGAGGGAGCACCGGCCCCGGCGCTCGCCTCGGAGGCCGACCTGCGGGAGGTCCTGCTGACCGCGAAGCGGGTCGCCCACTCCACCGGCCCGAGCGGGAAGGCCGTCGTCGACCTGATCGACCGGCTCGGCCTCGCCGAAGCGGTGCGAGGCCGGCTCGTCCAGGCACCGCCCGGGACACCGGTCGGCAGCATGCTCGCCTCCGGCGACGCCGACCTCGCGTTCCAACAGCACAGCGAACTGATGGACCTGCCGGGCGTCACCGTCCTCGGGCCGTTGCCGGGCAGCACCGCGATCAGTTCGACCTTCACCGGCGCCGTGCCGGCGACGTCCTCCGCACCGGACCGCGCCACCGCGGTCCTCGACCTCCTCGGCTCCGACACCGCCACGAAGGCCGCCCACGCCAAGGGCATGCGGGCCGCCGGCGACCACAACTGA
- a CDS encoding amidohydrolase family protein, which yields MIIDCHGHFTTAPAQLAQWRDRQVASVGDPDNAPDPDRLVITDDDLRQAIEGNQLRLMDERGSDLTVFSPRASFMAHHIGDFEVSSVWARICNDLVHRVGALYPDRFAVGAMLPQSPGVDPATCLPELRRAVEELGAVAVNLNPDPSGGRWTAPPLTDRSWYPLYEAMVEYDIPAMIHVSTSCNPAFHTTGAHYLNADTTAFMQLVQGDLFADFPTLRFVIPHGGGAVPYHWGRFRGLAMALGRPDPEALLDNVLFDTCVYHQAGIDLLTRVIPSRSLLFASEMIGAVREVDPRTGHHFDDTKRYVDATANLSDRERADVYAGNALRAYPRLAARLAAAGR from the coding sequence ATGATCATCGACTGCCACGGTCACTTCACCACCGCACCCGCGCAGTTGGCGCAGTGGCGGGACCGGCAGGTCGCGAGCGTCGGCGACCCCGACAACGCGCCCGACCCCGACCGGCTGGTCATCACCGACGACGACCTGCGCCAGGCGATCGAGGGCAACCAGCTGAGGCTCATGGACGAGCGCGGCAGCGACCTGACGGTCTTCTCGCCGCGCGCCAGCTTCATGGCGCACCACATCGGCGACTTCGAGGTCTCCTCGGTGTGGGCGCGGATCTGCAACGACCTGGTCCACCGGGTCGGCGCGCTCTACCCCGACCGCTTCGCGGTGGGCGCGATGCTGCCGCAGTCGCCGGGCGTCGATCCCGCGACCTGCCTGCCCGAACTGCGCCGTGCGGTGGAGGAGCTGGGCGCGGTGGCGGTCAACCTCAACCCCGATCCGTCCGGCGGCCGGTGGACCGCGCCGCCGCTGACCGACCGCAGCTGGTACCCGCTCTACGAGGCGATGGTCGAGTACGACATCCCCGCCATGATCCACGTCAGCACGTCCTGCAACCCGGCGTTCCACACCACCGGCGCCCACTACCTCAACGCCGACACGACGGCGTTCATGCAGCTGGTCCAGGGCGACCTGTTCGCCGACTTCCCGACGCTGCGGTTCGTGATCCCGCACGGCGGCGGGGCGGTGCCCTACCACTGGGGCCGCTTCCGCGGCCTGGCGATGGCACTGGGAAGGCCCGATCCCGAGGCGCTGCTGGACAACGTCCTCTTCGACACCTGCGTGTACCACCAGGCGGGCATCGACCTGCTGACCCGGGTGATCCCCAGCAGGTCCCTCCTGTTCGCCAGCGAGATGATCGGCGCGGTGCGCGAGGTCGACCCCCGCACCGGCCACCACTTCGACGACACGAAGCGGTACGTGGACGCGACCGCGAACCTCTCCGACCGGGAGCGGGCCGACGTGTACGCCGGCAACGCCCTTCGCGCCTACCCCCGACTCGCCGCACGACTCGCCGCCGCCGGCCGCTGA
- a CDS encoding helix-turn-helix transcriptional regulator, whose product MDDRPTATRQWTFLTNHARVLVQIARDPGVRVRDIAARCLLTERAVQRIIADLEQAGYLSHERRGRANHYHVIASKQLRHPADAGPTLAELLAVLLH is encoded by the coding sequence ATGGACGACCGCCCGACGGCCACCCGGCAGTGGACCTTCCTGACCAACCACGCCCGGGTGCTGGTGCAGATCGCCCGGGATCCGGGCGTCAGGGTCCGCGACATCGCGGCGCGCTGCCTGCTCACCGAACGGGCCGTGCAGCGGATCATCGCCGACCTCGAACAGGCCGGGTACCTGAGCCACGAGCGCCGGGGCCGCGCCAACCACTACCACGTGATCGCGAGCAAGCAGCTCCGCCACCCGGCCGACGCGGGCCCGACGCTGGCGGAGCTGCTTGCGGTCCTGCTGCACTGA
- a CDS encoding amidohydrolase family protein — MDTDPTTEFEKTPGWLDWYAGPSRPQFRLPEGAVDAHCHVFGPGAEFPYAPERKYTPCDASKDQLFALRDHLGFARNVVVQATCHGADNSAMVDALRASGGLARGVATVRPGTSAAELRDLHEAGVRGVRFNFVKRLVDAAPQQDLWDVVERIRPFGWHVVVYFEAGDLAGLREFLLSVPVPLVVDHLGRPDVGKDPEGPEFEAFLDFMRARDDIWCKVSCPERLSLSGPAALDGERRAYRDVVPFARRVVEEFPDRVLWGTDWPHPNLTDHMPDDGLLVDFIPHIAPTPALRQALLVDNPMRLYWPDAD; from the coding sequence ATGGACACCGACCCGACCACCGAGTTCGAGAAGACCCCCGGCTGGCTGGACTGGTACGCGGGCCCGAGCCGCCCGCAGTTCCGGCTGCCCGAGGGCGCCGTCGACGCGCACTGCCACGTCTTCGGCCCCGGGGCGGAGTTCCCGTACGCGCCCGAGCGCAAGTACACCCCCTGTGACGCCTCCAAGGACCAGCTCTTCGCCCTGCGCGACCACCTGGGCTTCGCCCGGAACGTGGTGGTCCAGGCGACCTGCCACGGAGCCGACAACAGTGCCATGGTCGACGCCCTGCGGGCTTCGGGGGGCCTGGCCCGCGGCGTGGCGACCGTACGCCCCGGCACCTCCGCAGCGGAGCTGCGGGACCTGCACGAAGCGGGTGTCCGCGGTGTGCGGTTCAACTTCGTCAAGCGGCTCGTCGACGCGGCCCCGCAGCAGGACCTGTGGGACGTCGTCGAGCGGATCAGGCCGTTCGGCTGGCACGTCGTCGTCTACTTCGAGGCCGGCGACCTCGCCGGCCTGCGCGAGTTCCTCCTGTCGGTCCCGGTGCCGCTGGTCGTCGACCACCTGGGCAGGCCCGACGTCGGCAAGGACCCGGAGGGCCCGGAGTTCGAGGCGTTCCTCGACTTCATGCGGGCCAGGGACGACATCTGGTGCAAGGTGAGCTGCCCGGAGCGGCTGTCACTGAGCGGCCCCGCGGCCCTGGACGGCGAGCGGCGGGCCTACCGGGACGTCGTCCCGTTCGCCCGGCGGGTGGTCGAGGAGTTCCCCGACCGGGTGCTGTGGGGCACCGACTGGCCGCACCCGAACCTCACCGACCACATGCCCGACGACGGCCTGCTCGTCGACTTCATCCCGCACATCGCGCCGACGCCCGCGCTCCGGCAGGCGCTCCTGGTCGACAACCCCATGCGCCTGTACTGGCCGGACGCCGACTGA
- a CDS encoding 4-hydroxybenzoate 3-monooxygenase: MADAIDTVTSVPVAVVGAGPAGLMLAHLLGRAGIETVVVDTRTRHEIETTQRAGILEADVARDLVDTGVSGRILREGDEHEGVELRFAGGAHRIDFKELVGASVWLYPQTEVFVDLADARDRDGGTVLFGVGDTEVLDVTTEAPRVRCTAADGTRHEIRARYVVGADGSRSMCRDLVPEHRRVRYGKEYPFAWFGILAEAPMSAPELIYAHSEHGFALISRRTETVQRMYFQCGPDESVGAWPDDRIWETLQARVAGRDGFRLKEGAVLEKTVLRFRSFVQEPMRWGSLALAGDAAHTVPPTGARGLNLALHDVKVLADVLRRALGPEGDTALDDYQPRALRRVWRAQNFSSWMTQLLHTAPGGTAYDLRRQLGELDNVVGTRAGRTYLAEQYTGWPTSARH, encoded by the coding sequence ATGGCCGATGCCATCGACACCGTCACTTCGGTACCCGTCGCCGTCGTGGGGGCCGGCCCCGCCGGCCTGATGCTCGCTCACCTGCTCGGACGCGCCGGGATCGAGACGGTCGTGGTCGACACCCGTACCCGGCACGAGATCGAGACGACGCAGCGCGCCGGCATCCTGGAAGCCGACGTGGCCCGGGACCTGGTCGACACCGGGGTTTCCGGCCGGATCCTGCGCGAGGGGGACGAGCACGAGGGCGTGGAGCTGCGGTTCGCCGGCGGGGCGCACCGGATCGACTTCAAGGAGCTCGTCGGCGCGTCGGTCTGGTTGTACCCGCAGACCGAGGTGTTCGTCGACCTGGCCGACGCACGCGACCGGGACGGCGGAACGGTCCTCTTCGGCGTCGGCGACACCGAGGTCCTTGATGTCACCACCGAGGCGCCGAGGGTCCGTTGCACGGCGGCCGACGGGACCCGCCACGAGATCCGGGCCCGGTACGTCGTCGGCGCCGACGGGTCACGCAGCATGTGCCGCGACCTGGTGCCCGAGCACCGGCGCGTGCGCTACGGCAAGGAGTACCCCTTCGCCTGGTTCGGCATCCTGGCCGAGGCCCCGATGAGCGCCCCCGAGCTGATCTACGCCCACTCCGAGCACGGGTTCGCCCTGATCAGCCGGCGCACCGAGACCGTGCAGCGGATGTACTTCCAGTGCGGTCCGGACGAGTCCGTCGGCGCCTGGCCGGACGACCGCATCTGGGAGACCCTGCAGGCCAGGGTGGCCGGTCGGGACGGCTTCCGCCTGAAGGAGGGCGCCGTCCTGGAGAAGACGGTGCTGCGGTTCCGCTCCTTCGTGCAGGAGCCGATGCGCTGGGGCTCGCTGGCGCTCGCGGGAGACGCCGCGCACACCGTCCCGCCGACCGGGGCACGCGGCCTCAACCTCGCGCTCCACGACGTGAAGGTCCTCGCCGACGTCCTGCGACGGGCCCTCGGCCCCGAAGGGGACACCGCCCTGGACGACTACCAGCCGCGCGCCCTGCGGCGGGTGTGGCGGGCGCAGAACTTCTCCTCCTGGATGACCCAGCTGCTGCACACCGCGCCCGGCGGCACGGCGTACGACCTTCGGCGTCAACTCGGCGAGCTGGACAACGTGGTGGGCACCCGCGCCGGACGCACCTATCTCGCCGAGCAGTACACCGGCTGGCCCACCAGCGCCCGGCACTGA
- the ligK gene encoding 4-carboxy-4-hydroxy-2-oxoadipate aldolase/oxaloacetate decarboxylase: MEHTEIGVVHTAVTRADPDAVAALSAYGVATVHEAMGRTGLMRPYLRPVYPKARLCGTAVTVLLQPGDNWMLHVAAEQIRPGDVVVAACTTESEDGFFGELLATSFRARGCHGLVIDGGVRDVADLEGMDFPVFSRAVNAKGTVKATLGSVNVPVVCGNALVRPGDVVVADVDGVVVVPRERAAEVAEAAARREAGEEGKRARFRAGELGLDIYGMRGPLAELGLRYED, encoded by the coding sequence ATGGAACACACCGAGATCGGCGTCGTCCACACGGCGGTCACCCGCGCCGACCCCGACGCCGTCGCCGCCCTGTCGGCGTACGGCGTGGCGACCGTCCACGAGGCCATGGGCCGGACCGGCCTGATGCGCCCCTACCTGCGCCCGGTCTACCCGAAGGCGCGCCTGTGCGGTACGGCCGTGACGGTGCTGCTGCAACCCGGAGACAACTGGATGCTCCACGTCGCCGCGGAGCAGATCCGCCCGGGCGACGTGGTCGTCGCGGCCTGCACGACCGAGAGCGAGGACGGCTTCTTCGGCGAGCTGCTGGCCACCTCCTTCCGGGCCCGCGGCTGCCACGGACTGGTCATCGACGGCGGCGTGCGCGACGTGGCCGACCTGGAGGGGATGGACTTCCCGGTCTTCTCCCGGGCGGTCAACGCCAAGGGCACGGTCAAGGCCACGCTCGGCTCGGTCAACGTTCCGGTGGTCTGCGGCAACGCCCTGGTGCGCCCGGGCGACGTGGTCGTGGCCGACGTCGACGGCGTCGTCGTGGTACCGCGTGAACGGGCCGCCGAGGTCGCCGAGGCCGCGGCCCGGCGGGAGGCGGGCGAGGAGGGCAAGCGCGCGCGGTTCCGCGCGGGCGAGCTCGGTCTGGACATCTACGGCATGCGCGGCCCGCTGGCCGAGCTCGGACTGCGGTACGAGGACTGA
- a CDS encoding IclR family transcriptional regulator, translating to MSATPGTAAGKVLQVLSTFDREHRSQTLSEIAQRTGLALSTTHRVVRELADWGALERAEDGSWHVGLWLWEIASGCPRTQILRDVALPFMQDLYEATHENVQLAVREGTELVFVERIAGHRSVELVTMVGARFPVSATGMGRVLLAHAPRDIQEAVLEAPLQAWTAHTLTDPKALRAQLDRIRREQVVVSDRQLSETTVAVAAPVRIGRTGPVSAALGIVIAARGAGRARGLREPLLRAASGISEELGRRTRTTA from the coding sequence ATGAGCGCAACTCCTGGTACCGCGGCCGGAAAGGTTCTCCAGGTCCTGTCGACCTTCGATCGTGAGCACCGGTCACAGACCCTGTCGGAGATCGCTCAGCGCACCGGTCTGGCCCTGAGCACCACGCACCGCGTGGTGCGGGAGCTGGCCGACTGGGGCGCGCTCGAACGGGCGGAGGACGGCTCCTGGCACGTCGGGCTGTGGCTGTGGGAGATCGCGTCGGGGTGCCCCCGCACCCAGATCCTGCGCGACGTGGCGCTGCCCTTCATGCAGGACCTCTACGAGGCCACGCACGAGAACGTCCAGCTCGCCGTGCGCGAGGGCACCGAGCTCGTCTTCGTGGAACGGATCGCCGGGCACCGATCGGTCGAGCTGGTGACGATGGTCGGTGCGCGTTTCCCCGTCAGCGCCACCGGGATGGGCCGCGTGCTACTGGCGCACGCACCGCGGGACATCCAGGAGGCCGTTCTCGAAGCACCGTTGCAGGCCTGGACCGCACACACCCTGACCGATCCGAAGGCGCTGCGGGCGCAGCTGGACCGCATCCGCCGCGAGCAGGTCGTCGTCAGTGACCGGCAGCTCTCCGAGACCACGGTCGCGGTGGCCGCGCCGGTGCGGATCGGCCGGACCGGGCCGGTGAGTGCCGCGTTGGGGATCGTCATCGCGGCGCGCGGCGCGGGCCGCGCCCGCGGGCTGCGCGAACCGCTGCTGCGGGCCGCGTCCGGCATCTCCGAGGAGCTCGGACGGCGGACCCGTACGACGGCCTGA
- a CDS encoding hydrophobic protein: MLALVLVLLLVLVLGGAGFALHVLWWVALAVLVLWLLGFAFSGGRGGGRRWYRW; this comes from the coding sequence ATGCTTGCTCTCGTCCTCGTTCTCCTGCTCGTCCTGGTCCTGGGCGGGGCCGGCTTCGCCCTCCACGTGCTGTGGTGGGTCGCGCTGGCCGTCCTGGTGCTCTGGCTCCTCGGCTTCGCGTTCTCGGGCGGCCGTGGCGGTGGCCGACGGTGGTACCGCTGGTGA
- a CDS encoding condensation domain-containing protein, whose amino-acid sequence MPVGDVEIEPGSILEWRMAATTSGGSGEPGQQRESTTYNQVKHFAAAQSARIANDTISTYVAGTFEIPGAVDRSALESALLHFVRRHEVLRCTFQQLAGDLSCDVLEPDDVKLEAVDRGRVDSRTELREFLGEFFQSVDTLSWPLILMGAVLREESTTVFFACDHIVTDGLSTPIAINDIATAYAAFARDRRPELPETGSYLAYSREQRRRNESMDVEDGRLDHWKAFVARSGTFFPRFPLDLGVEPGRMYPTVNETGMLLASGEVEALEARCRAVEGRLFMGLLAAVGVSLRKEGGPEVYRGFMPVSERDHGPYAHTMGWFVNTMPIEFSVAEGTEVAEGTEGTETQGGRAFTKVLDNVRFAATEMRRNTTDVPFVKAWHLLAPAEHADLRHWPYAVNFFSYLDFRKSPGSQHHAARKATTHVWASRSNGISFWFHRNDAGLFVNSISVDTPQARHTRSALRRTLTRTLESMARSGTF is encoded by the coding sequence ATGCCCGTCGGAGACGTGGAGATCGAACCCGGAAGCATTCTCGAATGGCGGATGGCCGCCACGACGTCGGGCGGCTCCGGCGAGCCCGGGCAGCAGCGGGAAAGCACGACGTACAACCAGGTGAAACATTTCGCCGCGGCGCAGAGCGCCCGCATCGCGAACGACACGATCTCCACCTACGTGGCCGGCACCTTCGAGATCCCCGGCGCGGTGGACCGGTCGGCGCTGGAGTCGGCGCTCCTGCACTTCGTGCGGCGGCACGAGGTGCTGCGCTGCACCTTCCAGCAGCTCGCCGGCGACCTGTCCTGCGACGTCCTCGAACCGGACGACGTCAAACTGGAGGCCGTCGACCGGGGGCGCGTCGACTCCCGCACCGAACTCCGGGAATTCCTGGGCGAGTTCTTCCAGAGCGTCGACACCCTGTCCTGGCCGCTCATCCTGATGGGCGCAGTGCTCAGGGAGGAGTCCACCACGGTGTTCTTCGCCTGCGACCACATCGTCACCGACGGACTGTCGACCCCCATCGCCATCAACGACATCGCCACCGCCTACGCGGCGTTCGCGCGGGATCGTCGACCGGAGCTTCCCGAGACGGGGAGCTACCTGGCCTACAGCCGCGAACAGCGCCGCCGCAACGAGTCGATGGACGTCGAGGACGGCAGGCTGGACCACTGGAAGGCGTTCGTCGCGCGCAGTGGCACCTTCTTCCCGCGGTTCCCCCTGGACCTCGGCGTCGAGCCGGGCCGCATGTACCCGACGGTCAACGAGACGGGGATGCTGCTCGCGAGCGGTGAGGTGGAAGCGCTCGAAGCCCGTTGCCGGGCCGTGGAGGGACGACTGTTCATGGGCCTGCTGGCCGCCGTGGGGGTGTCCCTCAGGAAGGAGGGCGGGCCGGAGGTCTACCGGGGGTTCATGCCGGTCAGCGAGCGCGATCACGGCCCTTACGCCCACACCATGGGCTGGTTCGTCAACACGATGCCCATCGAGTTCTCGGTCGCGGAGGGCACGGAGGTCGCGGAGGGCACGGAGGGCACGGAGACCCAGGGGGGCAGGGCCTTCACGAAGGTCCTCGACAACGTGCGGTTCGCCGCCACCGAGATGCGACGGAACACCACCGATGTGCCCTTCGTGAAGGCCTGGCATCTGCTGGCTCCCGCGGAGCACGCCGACCTCCGCCACTGGCCGTACGCCGTGAACTTCTTCTCCTACCTCGACTTCAGGAAGTCGCCGGGCTCGCAGCACCACGCCGCGCGGAAGGCCACGACACACGTCTGGGCCTCGCGCAGCAACGGCATCTCCTTCTGGTTCCACCGCAACGACGCCGGACTGTTCGTGAACTCCATCTCCGTGGACACGCCCCAGGCGCGTCACACCAGGTCCGCACTCCGGCGCACGCTGACGCGGACGCTGGAGAGCATGGCGCGCTCCGGAACGTTCTGA